Below is a window of Allomuricauda ruestringensis DSM 13258 DNA.
GGCTATGGTTGCCGGGCAAAATACTTTAATCTCTTCCATTTTTTAAAAGTTACCGATTCGAACAATATCCGCAAAGATACCCGATGCAGTAACATCGGCACCCGCTCCAGCACCTTTTATGATCAAAGGCTGGTCCACATAGCGGTCGGTAAAGAACAGTACAATGTTGTCACTGCCTTCCAAGTTGTAAAAATCGTGTCCTTTTGGAATTTGCTGTAAGCCCACTTTGGCGTTTCCGCCCTCAAACTGGGCGACATACTTTAGTTTGCAATCGGCATCGGCCGCTTCCTTATACAGTTTTTGAAAATCTTCCTCATATTTCTTCAAACTTTCAAAAAATGCTTCGTTGGAGTCGGTCTCTAGACTTGCTTTGGGCAGAAATGCCTCGTTTTTGATTTCATCAATATCCAATTGATAACCGCTTTCTCGTGCTAAAATCAAGATTTTTCGCATCACGTCGACACCACTTAAATCGATGGTAGGGTCGGGTTCGGTATAGCCTTGTTTTTGTGCTTGCTTTACCACGTCGTGGAACGTAGTGGAGTCATCAAAGGTGTTGAAGACAAAATTTAAACTGCCGGATAACACCGCCTGTATTTTTCTGACTTTGTCCCCCGAAGCGATCAAGTGCTTAAGGGTGTCAATAATCGGTAAGCCTGCCCCCACATTGGTCTCGAATAAATAAGGGGCATTGTATTCCTTGGCCAAGTGTTTTAGTTCCCTGTAATACTCGTAATCCGAAGAGGATGCAATTTTATTGCAAGTGACCACGGAAATACTGTTTTTGAGATAGCTGGAATAGCTTTTGGAAACCTCGTCACTAGCTGTGTTGTCCACAAAAATACTGTTGCGATAGTTCAGTGTATTGATGCGGTCAAAAAATGCTTCTTTATCGGCAGGTTCTCCCTGATCAAGGATATTTTCCCAGTTTTTGAGAGAAATTCCACCTTCATCAAAAGCCATTTTTCTGGAATTGCTGATGCCAATGACACGAACGTTGAGCTTTAGCTCGTCCTTTAAATATTTTTTCTGTTGATGGATTTGTGCCAAGAATTTGGCCCCAACATTACCAACGCCCATGACAAACAGGTTGAGCTGCTTGATATTTTCCTCGAAAAAGGTTTCGTGCAACGAGTTGAGTGCTTTTTTTACATCTTCTTTTTTGATGACCGCAGAGATGTTTCGTTCCGAAGCGCCTTGGGCGATTGCTCTAATATTTACATTATTTTTGCCCAAAGTGCTGAACATTTTACCGCTCAATCCTTGGTGACTTTTCATGTTGTCACCGACCAGGGCCACAATGGTCAGGTCTTTTTCAACTATTACCGGTTTTATCTTTTTGGTGGCAATCTCGTATTCAAAGGTCTCGTTGACCGCTTCGGCTGCCATGTCCACATCTTCATCGGCAATCCCCACACAGATGGAGTGCTCGGAAGATGCTTGGGTAATCAGAACGATACTGATATTTTTTATGGAAAGCGTTTCAAAAAACCGCTTGGAGATACCAGGGATACCGATCATGCCCGGGCCTTCCAAAGAAAGTAGGCTTATGTTGCCTACATGACTGATACCGCGCACCGTTTTGCCATTTCCGTTGTTGTTCTTGGCAATATGGGTGCCAGGACTTTCCGGGTCAAAGGTGTTTTTTATTGCAATGGGAATGGCTTTTCCCAAAACGGGTTGAATTGTTGGGGGATATAGTACTTTGGCGCCAAAATGGGACAGCTCCATAGCTTCTTCGTAACTGATGTTGGAAACACATTTTGCCTGTTTAACCAATTTTGGATTCGCGGTGTACATGCCGCTCACATCTGTCCAAACTTCTAGAATATTGGCATTTACCGCAGCAGCGATAATGGCAGCGGTATAGTCGGAGCCGCCTCTGCCCAAGGTTGTCAGGTTTCCCGTATTGCTCAATGCCACAAACCCAGGTAGCATGGTTATTTGGTGTTGGTTGGATAAAAAGTATGCCTCGCAATTGGCATTGGTTTTTTTGAAATCCACGTTGGCCTTGCCAAAGTTGTTATCGGTGATGATCAGTTCCCTGCTGTCCTTGAACGCTACGTCCAATCCTTCGGATTTTAAAAACTCACTAATAATGAAGGATGACAGCAATTCGCCATAGCTTACAATCTTATCGGAGAGTTTTGGGGTAAGTTCTCCGATTAAAAAAGCGCCTTCCAGCAAGGTTTCCAGTATGTTGAGTTCACTCTTTACTTTGCTGAGCGCGGCACTTTGGCTTTTAACGGGAATCAATTCCCTGATGGCGGAAATATGCCTGTCCTCAACTTCCTTGAGACTGTTTTTATAACTTAAATCTTGTTCCGACGCCAAACGGGAAGCATTGAGCAGTAGGTCGGTAACACCTCCAAATGCCGATACCACAACGGCAATTTGCTCGTTGTTTTGGTTGCTGAGGATGGATTTGACCTTATTTATATTTTCTGGATTGGCAACGGAAGTGCCTCCAAACTTTAAGACTTTCATGATGAAATGTTGTTGAAAAAAATTGAAAATAGATTAAAAAACGGACGGAATTATATATAGCAGACTTACCCCAAAGGGGTGGTGGTAGTAATAGTGAAAATAGATGAAAAGGTTTCCATCAAATTAAGGTTAATATCCGTTTGTTTTAACTCCATTGCTCGTTAATGAGGTGATAAATGTAGTACTTTTGAATACTTCATCAAATCGTTGGTGTTGTTTTTTACGAAATCTTTACAAATAGTCATTTTTTTTTGCTGAATGAAAATTTTTACCGCCCATCAAATCTATGAAGCTGATAAATCCACAATCAAAAAAGAACAGATAAAGAGTGATGAACTTATGGAAAGGGCAGCAACCCAGCTGTTTGAGTGGATACATTCCCGTTTACGCGGAACCCAGGTCAATATTCAACTGTTCTGTGGCATTGGAAACAATGGGGGAGATGGTATGGTACTGGCCAGAAAACTGCAGGAGCATGGTTATTCCATTAAGGTGTATGTGGTAAACTATAGTGATAAACGTTCAAAGGATTTTCTGTTGAACTTGGAACGGTTAAAGGAGAATAAAGTTTGGCCGGATTTTATCAATAAAGAAAGCGACTTGCCCCAAATATCGCCCAATGATATTGTGGTGGATGCCATTTTTGGTATTGGATTGAATCGAGCGCCAGATGCTTGGGTCGGAAATTTGATTCAGCATATTAACGGCTCACGAGCTTTTGTGTTATCTGTGGATGTGCCCTCAGGATTGCCTGTGGATAGAAATCCTTGGAATAAGGAGTATGTGATACAGTCCAGTTATGTGTTGAGCTTTCAACTACCCAAATTGGTCTTCTTTTTGCCGGAAACAGGTGTTTATGTGAACCAATGGGAGATAGTGGATATTGGTTTGAATCCTGATTTTATTGCTAAAACGGATGCCGATTTTGAACTTATAGGCAGACCGGAAGTACTGCCTATGTATCGGCCACGACTTAAGTTCTCGCATAAAGGAACTTATGGCCATTCCGTTATTATTGGTGGTAGTTATGGAAAGATTGGTGCTGTACAATTGGCCACTAATGCCTGTTTGAGTGTTGGAAGTGGACTGGTTACCGCTTTTGTTCCCAAATGTGGGTATGATTCTTTGCAAACCGCAGTTCCCGAAGTAATGGTGTTGACTGGATCTCGGGAGAAGGGTATTTCGGAAATAGAGATTCCTTTTGAACCAACAGTAGTGGGAATCGGGGTAGGAATCGGGCTGGATGGAGATACTGTTTCGGCCTTTGGCAATTTTTTGAAAAAGGTCAATTCTCCCATGGTCATTGATGCCGATGGGTTGAATATTTTATCCCAAAACCCTGAAATGTTGACCGATGTTCCCGGATTATCCGTGCTGACTCCACACCCAAAGGAGCTGCAACGTTTGATAGGTAATTGGACTTCGGATTTTGATAAGCTGGAAAAAGCCAAGGCATTTGCATCCAAATATAATATTGTACTTGTGATCAAAGGAGCACATACGATTACTATATATAAAGGTAAGGGCTATGTAAATACTACAGGAAACCCTGGTATGGCAACAGCGGGCAGTGGCGATGTTTTAACAGGGATGATTGCTGGGCTTATGGCGCAGGGATATCCATCTGTAGAAGCAGCAATATTTGGTGTGTACTTGCACGGTTTGGCAGGAGATTTAGGCGTATCTTCTAAAGGTTATGAAGCGTTGAAAGCATCAAGCCTAATAGAGAATATAGGGAGTGCATATTCAGAACTGTTCCGTCAACCGGAAATGGAACAGAAGGATAATACCCAGTAGTTAGGCACTGTTTCTTCCTTTTTTTGGTTTTATTCTTTTTTGCACCCAATCCAAAGCGTTGTCAAACTCTATAAAAAATTCCATAGGTTTTTTATAGAACATCTTTTCAATATTGAAATTGTGCATGTCTATTTCCTTTTTGGAAACAATGGCGAAGGCCTTTAAGTTGTCCAGGCCTCTGAGGTAATTGTATACAGTAGGGTCTATCGCATAGGAATTCTTTCTAAGGCTGATATAGCCAAAGTCTTTGTCTCTAAAGTGTATTTCCGAAATTCCAATGATTTGATAGGTCCTTTCTAATGTTATAGTGGCACCTTCATCAAAAGAAGCGACCATGTAATCGTCAAAAACCTGTACGGTACCGACTTCCAGCTGGTACTCGCGCACCACTATGGTCTTCTTATTAGAAGTTATTTTCATCCCCAATGTAATTATAGTGTCTCGCTCACGAAATTATACGGGAAAGTGAATCAAAGGAAAAATAATAGATTAAACGCTAAAATATCTTATGTATGGTAATTATAGGGTATAAAAAAAGCTGACCGAAGTCAGCTTTTAAAAACAAATTATTTTAAAAAAATTACTTTTCAGCTTCGGGTGATTTTTCAGCTTTTTTTATTTTGATGGTGAGTTCTTCTTTTTTCTCATCCAAGTCCATAAAAATACTGTCGCCCTCTTCCAATTTGGAGTTTACGATTTCCTCGGCCAGTGTATCTTCTATATATTTTTGGATAGCTCTTTTAAGAGGTCGTGCCCCATATTGCTTATCGAAACCTTTATCGGCAATGTAATCTTTTGCTTTATCAGAAAGATTTAAGTCGTACCCGATGTCCTTGATCCTCTCGTACAATTTGTTCAATTCGATATCGATGATTTTGTGGATGTCCTCTCTTTCCAGTGCATTGAATACCACTACATCGTCTATCCTGTTTAAAAATTCTGGAGCAAACGCCTTTTTCAATGCATTTTCGATGACACTTTTTTGATGTGTATCGGCCTGTGCTTTTTTGGCTGCCGTACCAAAACCTACGCCTTGTCCAAAATCTTTCAATTGTCTTGCACCGATATTGGAGGTCATGATGATTATGGTGTTCCTAAAATCGATTTTACGCCCAAGGCTATCGGTAAGGAATCCATCATCCAGCACCTGTAACAACATATTGAATACATCTGGATGCGCTTTTTCCACTTCGTCCAACAATATTACGGAATATGGTTTACGGCGTACTTTTTCGGTCAACTGCCCGCCTTCTTCATAACCCACATATCCGGGAGGTGCACCTACCAATCTCGAAATGGCGAATTTTTCCATGTATTCGCTCATATCTATGCGGATAAGGGCATCTTCGGAATCAAAAAGTTCCTTAGCCAATATTTTGGCCAATTGGGTCTTACCGACTCCGGTTTGTCCCAAGAATATAAATGAACCAATAGGTTTGTTTGGATCCTTGAGTCCGGCACGGTTTCGTTGTATGGCCCTTGCCACTTTGGACACGGCTTCATCTTGACCAATTACAAAACCTTTAATGAGGTTTGGCAGCTCGGCCAATTTATTGCTTTCGGTCTGTGCTATTCTGTTTACGGGAATGCCGCTCATCATGGAAACTACATCGGCAACATTATCTTCGCTAACGGTTTCCCTGTGCAGTTTGCTTTCTTCTTCCCAGCGTTCTTGAGCGGATGCCAAATCCTTTTCCAGACGTTTTTCGTCGTCCCTAAGTTTGGCGGCCTCTTCGTATTTCTGCTTTTTAACAACGCTGTTCTTTAGTTCTCGAACATCTTCCAGCTGGCTTTCCAGCTCCAAAATTTGTTTGGGAACGTCCATGTTGACGATGTGTACCCTAGACCCTGCTTCGTCCAGTGCATCAATGGCCTTGTCGGGAAGGAAGCGGTCCGTCATGTAACGGTTGGTCAACTTTACACATGCTAAAATAGCTTCGTCGGTATAGTTTACGTTATGATGCTCTTCGTACTTTCCTTTGATGTTCATTAAAATTTCGATGGTTTCTTCCACGGTGGTAGGTTCTACCATTACCTTTTGGAAGCGACGCTCCAAGGCACCATCTTTTTCTATGTATTGTCTGTACTCATCAAGCGTTGTTGCACCGATACATTGAATTTCTCCTCTAGCCAGCGCAGGTTTGAACATATTGGAAGCATCCAAACTGCCCGTAGCTCCACCGGCACCAACAATAGTGTGTATCTCATCAATGAACAAGATGATATCGTCATTCTTCTCCAACTCGTTCATTACGGCCTTCATCCGCTCCTCAAATTGGCCACGGTATTTTGTACCTGCGACCAAAGAGGCCAAATCTAAGGTTACCACGCGTTTGTTGTAAAGAATACGTGATACCTTCTTATTGATGATACGCAGCGCCAATCCTTCGGCGATGGCACTTTTACCTACACCGGGCTCACCAATAAGCAGTGGATTGTTCTTTTTTCTACGGCTCAATATTTGGGAAACACGCTCAATTTCCTTTTCTCTGCCCACTACGGGGTCCAATTTGTTGTCTTCGGCCAGTTTGGTCAGGTCGCGTCCAAAATTGTCCAAAACAGGTGTTTTGGACTTTTTGCTTCCTTTTTGGGAAGCACTGGAACCGAAAGAGCTTTCTTTGCTATCTCCCATATCATCTGTGTCCCCGGGGAAGGATTCCGCTTGCGGGGTATCTATATAATCGTCATCACTAGTGATCATGGATTTAAACTGTTCTTTGACATTGTCGTAATCCACTTTCAGTTTGTGCAATAGTTTAGTTGTTGGATCATTCTCGTTCCTCAAAATACAGAGCAGCAAATGTGCTGTGTTGATGGAAGAACTTTGGAAGAGCTTTGCTTCCAAAAAAGTAGTCTTCAGGGCCCGTTCTGCTTGGCGGGTCAAATGAAGATTCTTTTTGTCCTTCTGTATTGTTCCTGTATTCGGATTTGCGGGACTCAGGATTTCCACCTTTCTACGCAGGTGGTCCAAATCCACATCGAGTGCATCCAATATATTTATGGCTTTGCCATTTCCGTCTCTTAAAAGACCTAGCATAAGGTGTTCCGTGCCAATAAAATCATGGCCCAGTCTCAGGGCTTCTTCCTTGCTGTATGCTATAACGTCCTTTACGCGGGGGGAAAAATTATCGTCCATACGTTTCTTTTTCAGCAATTAAAATTAATAAAAGTATTGTTACGGTGGTCAAATACCGTACCCTTATTCGATAAAGTAGTGGTAAATGTCGGAATAATTGCCATTTTTTACTGATTTAACAAAGGTTTATTATCACATTTATAATTATGTCCGCACTGTTGATAATTTTTTTAATAAAGTAATCGCAAAGCGTTATAAAAGCTGCTATTTTCTGTATATTGCCATGATAATTTAACCACAAAAATCAATAATAAATAAGCATGGCGGAAGGAGAAAAGTTAATTCCTATTAATATAGAGGATGAGATGAAATCTGCCTACATTGATTATTCAATGTCGGTCATTGTGTCACGTGCCCTGCCAGATGTTCGTGATGGTTTAAAGCCTGTACATAGAAGAGTGCTCTACGGAATGCACGATTTGGGAGTAAGGTCCAATAGTTCGCATAAAAAGTCTGCCCGTATTGTTGGGGAGGTTTTGGGTAAATATCACCCACATGGCGATTCTTCAGTTTATGATACCATGGTACGTATGGCCCAGGAATGGAGCCTTAGGTACATGTTGGTCGATGGCCAGGGTAACTTTGGTTCCGTTGATGGGGACAGCCCTGCGGCCATGCGATATACCGAGGCCAAAATGCGCAAGATCGCAGAGGAGATGTTGGCCGATATCGATAAGGACACCGTGGATCATCAGCTCAATTTTGATGATACCATAATGGAACCTACCGTATTGCCCACCCGTATTCCCAACTTGTTGGTGAACGGGGCTTCTGGTATTGCAGTTGGTATGGCCACAAATATGCCACCGCACAATTTGTCGGAAGTGGTGGACGGTACTATAGCTTATATAGATAACC
It encodes the following:
- the thrA gene encoding bifunctional aspartate kinase/homoserine dehydrogenase I is translated as MKVLKFGGTSVANPENINKVKSILSNQNNEQIAVVVSAFGGVTDLLLNASRLASEQDLSYKNSLKEVEDRHISAIRELIPVKSQSAALSKVKSELNILETLLEGAFLIGELTPKLSDKIVSYGELLSSFIISEFLKSEGLDVAFKDSRELIITDNNFGKANVDFKKTNANCEAYFLSNQHQITMLPGFVALSNTGNLTTLGRGGSDYTAAIIAAAVNANILEVWTDVSGMYTANPKLVKQAKCVSNISYEEAMELSHFGAKVLYPPTIQPVLGKAIPIAIKNTFDPESPGTHIAKNNNGNGKTVRGISHVGNISLLSLEGPGMIGIPGISKRFFETLSIKNISIVLITQASSEHSICVGIADEDVDMAAEAVNETFEYEIATKKIKPVIVEKDLTIVALVGDNMKSHQGLSGKMFSTLGKNNVNIRAIAQGASERNISAVIKKEDVKKALNSLHETFFEENIKQLNLFVMGVGNVGAKFLAQIHQQKKYLKDELKLNVRVIGISNSRKMAFDEGGISLKNWENILDQGEPADKEAFFDRINTLNYRNSIFVDNTASDEVSKSYSSYLKNSISVVTCNKIASSSDYEYYRELKHLAKEYNAPYLFETNVGAGLPIIDTLKHLIASGDKVRKIQAVLSGSLNFVFNTFDDSTTFHDVVKQAQKQGYTEPDPTIDLSGVDVMRKILILARESGYQLDIDEIKNEAFLPKASLETDSNEAFFESLKKYEEDFQKLYKEAADADCKLKYVAQFEGGNAKVGLQQIPKGHDFYNLEGSDNIVLFFTDRYVDQPLIIKGAGAGADVTASGIFADIVRIGNF
- a CDS encoding bifunctional ADP-dependent NAD(P)H-hydrate dehydratase/NAD(P)H-hydrate epimerase, with product MKIFTAHQIYEADKSTIKKEQIKSDELMERAATQLFEWIHSRLRGTQVNIQLFCGIGNNGGDGMVLARKLQEHGYSIKVYVVNYSDKRSKDFLLNLERLKENKVWPDFINKESDLPQISPNDIVVDAIFGIGLNRAPDAWVGNLIQHINGSRAFVLSVDVPSGLPVDRNPWNKEYVIQSSYVLSFQLPKLVFFLPETGVYVNQWEIVDIGLNPDFIAKTDADFELIGRPEVLPMYRPRLKFSHKGTYGHSVIIGGSYGKIGAVQLATNACLSVGSGLVTAFVPKCGYDSLQTAVPEVMVLTGSREKGISEIEIPFEPTVVGIGVGIGLDGDTVSAFGNFLKKVNSPMVIDADGLNILSQNPEMLTDVPGLSVLTPHPKELQRLIGNWTSDFDKLEKAKAFASKYNIVLVIKGAHTITIYKGKGYVNTTGNPGMATAGSGDVLTGMIAGLMAQGYPSVEAAIFGVYLHGLAGDLGVSSKGYEALKASSLIENIGSAYSELFRQPEMEQKDNTQ
- a CDS encoding ATP-dependent Clp protease ATP-binding subunit yields the protein MDDNFSPRVKDVIAYSKEEALRLGHDFIGTEHLMLGLLRDGNGKAINILDALDVDLDHLRRKVEILSPANPNTGTIQKDKKNLHLTRQAERALKTTFLEAKLFQSSSINTAHLLLCILRNENDPTTKLLHKLKVDYDNVKEQFKSMITSDDDYIDTPQAESFPGDTDDMGDSKESSFGSSASQKGSKKSKTPVLDNFGRDLTKLAEDNKLDPVVGREKEIERVSQILSRRKKNNPLLIGEPGVGKSAIAEGLALRIINKKVSRILYNKRVVTLDLASLVAGTKYRGQFEERMKAVMNELEKNDDIILFIDEIHTIVGAGGATGSLDASNMFKPALARGEIQCIGATTLDEYRQYIEKDGALERRFQKVMVEPTTVEETIEILMNIKGKYEEHHNVNYTDEAILACVKLTNRYMTDRFLPDKAIDALDEAGSRVHIVNMDVPKQILELESQLEDVRELKNSVVKKQKYEEAAKLRDDEKRLEKDLASAQERWEEESKLHRETVSEDNVADVVSMMSGIPVNRIAQTESNKLAELPNLIKGFVIGQDEAVSKVARAIQRNRAGLKDPNKPIGSFIFLGQTGVGKTQLAKILAKELFDSEDALIRIDMSEYMEKFAISRLVGAPPGYVGYEEGGQLTEKVRRKPYSVILLDEVEKAHPDVFNMLLQVLDDGFLTDSLGRKIDFRNTIIIMTSNIGARQLKDFGQGVGFGTAAKKAQADTHQKSVIENALKKAFAPEFLNRIDDVVVFNALEREDIHKIIDIELNKLYERIKDIGYDLNLSDKAKDYIADKGFDKQYGARPLKRAIQKYIEDTLAEEIVNSKLEEGDSIFMDLDEKKEELTIKIKKAEKSPEAEK